The sequence AACCAACGCGTTGGACGATCGTGTCCGGCGGACGCTGGTTGACAACCTGTATGCAAATCCCGGCTCGCTGACCGCCGGCGCCGCCAACGGTATCATCTCGGCTCTCGTCGCTGCCGCCTATTCCGGAAACGCGCTGATCTGGCAGGTTGCCCTGCTACTTTCGGCGATCGGCGTGACCCGGGTTGCCATGGCGGTCGGTCTGCCGCGCCTGAAAGTGCGCGATACCAAGCGACTGGAACTGCTCTACGAACTGGGCGCCTTCAGCTACACGGCAACGGTCGGGTTCTTTACGGCGCTTACGATCGCCTACAACATTCCGCTGGCCGCGCAGATGCTGATGGCCTGTTACGCGATCGGCTATGCCGGCGGCATGGCCACCCGCAACGCCGGCCGCCCGATCATTTCGGTTGCCGGGATGGTGCTGACGTTCACCCCGATCTGCATCGCGCTGTGGCAAACTGGCGATACCGCCGCGCGCACCCTCGCTGCGGCGATCGTCATCTGCTTTGCCGGCATGGTCTCGATCGCGTTGCAGATCTTCCGCACGCTGCGCGATTCGATCGCTGCTGCCGAAACCAGCGCACGCCTTGCCGACAAGATGCAGCATCTGGCCCGGACCGATGTGGTGACCGGGCTGCACAACCGCGCCGGCCTTAACCACTACCTCGTCGAGCACCTCGCGCGGCCGCGCACGGCACCCAAGCTGGCCCTATTCTGGTGCGACCTCGACCGGTTCAAGGAAGTCAACGACGTGCTTGGCCACCAGGTTGGTGACCGGGTCTTGACCGAAGTGGCCCAGCGCCTGCGCAGCCAAGCCAAACCCGATGCCGTGATCGGCCGCTTCGGCGGCGATGAGTTTATCATGGCCTGCGACGTCAAGGACCGCCGCGAGGTGGAGACGATTGCCCTTGCCGTGCTGGGCGAGATCACCCGGCCGATGCGGCTGGAGAATGACCGGCTCGAGATTTCGTGCTCGATGGGCGTCGCACTGCTGCCCGATGACGGCGACGACCTTGAAAGCGTGATGCTGGGTGCTGACCTTGCGCTCTATCATGCCAAGGTCAACGGCCGGAACCAGGCCAGTTTCTATGACCGCTCGATGAGCCGCGACCTCGTGCGCCGCCGCGAGATCGAGGCCGAACTGCGCGTCGCGGTGCAGCGCGACGAGCTGTCGATCTTCTTCCAGCCAATCGTCGATCTGGCCACCGGCCGGATCAAGGCGTTCGAAGCGCTGGTCCGCTGGTTCCACCCCGAAAAGGGCGAACTGCGCCCCGACGAGTTCATACCGGTGGCCGAAGAAACCGGTGCGATCATCACCCTGGGCAACTGGATCACGGCACAAGCGGCCAAGGCAGCCGCAACCTGGCCGGAGGACATCACTGTCGCGGTCAACCTCTCGCCGCTGCAAATCAAGGCACCGGGGGCTGCGCTGGGCATCCTCAACGCGCTGCGCGAAGCCAAGCTCGACCCGCGGCGGCTTGAGCTGGAGATCACCGAAACGGTGCTGCTCGACCACTCGCAGCAGACCGAGGACTTCATTGCCGAGCTGTCAGCTGCCGGCGTGCGGTTCGCGCTCGACGATTTCGGCACCGGCTATTCCTCGCTCGGCTATCTCAACAAGTATCCGTTCGGGAAGATCAAGGTCGACCGCAGCTTCGTTTCCGGTCCCAATGCCGGCAAGAAGAGCGACGCCATCATCCGCGCCGTTTCGGGCATGGCCACCACGCTCGACATGGCCATCGTCGCTGAGGGTCTGGAAACGGTCGAGCAGGTCGAAGCGGTCAAGGCCGCGGGTTGCACCCTGGGCCAGGGCTATTACTTCAGCCGCGCCGTGCCCGATTACCTGGCCGCCATGCTGATCGCCCAGGAACGCGAAAAGTTCGAACCGCAGCGCGCGACGGGTTGATCGCCGAGCGCGATCCTGCCGCTACGGCAGGGGCATCTGCCTAGACAAATGCAATTGCGAAGCATTCGCAAAGATATTTGCCGCTAGCACTTTATCCAGCCTTGCAATCACGATTTCACCGGCTTAGGGCACCCGCTAACCCGCCGGTTGGCCCCTCACGCCTTGCGGGATGGTTGGGGCCCTGCCGAATGTCTGCCGCTGATCCCGCGAATACGGACAAGGACTTGGCAAAGATGGCTCGCAAGAAGATCGCCCTTATCGGTGCCGGCATGATCGGTGGCACACTCGCCCACCTCGCCGCGAAGAAGGAAATGGGCGACATCGTCCTGTTCGACATTGCCGAGGGCATGCCCCAGGGCAAGGCACTCGACCTGGCCCAGTGCGGCCCGATCGAGGGCTTCGACGCCAATATCAAGGGCACCAATGACTATGCCGACATCGCCGGCGCCGACGTGGTGATCGTCACCGCCGGCGTGCCGCGCAAGCCGGGCATGAGCCGCGATGACCTGCTGGGCATCAATCTTGGCGTCATGAAGTCGGTCGGCGAAGGCATCAAGAGCCACGCCCCCGACGCTTTCGTGATCTGCATCACCAACCCGCTCGACGCGATGGTCTGGGCGCTGCGCGAGTTCTCGGGCCTCCCCGCCAACAAGGTGGTCGGCATGGCCGGCGTGCTCGATTCGGCCCGCTTCGCCACCTTCCTCGCCTGGGAATTTGGCGTTTCGGTCAAGGACGTGAACGCCTTCGTGCTGGGCGGCCACGGCGACACCATGGTGCCGGTGCTTGAATATTCGACCATCAGCGGCATTCCCGTCACCGACCTGGTCAAGATGGGCAAGTCGACCAAGGAGCGCCTCGACGCGATCGTTGCCCGCACCCGTGCG comes from Novosphingobium ginsenosidimutans and encodes:
- the mdh gene encoding malate dehydrogenase — encoded protein: MARKKIALIGAGMIGGTLAHLAAKKEMGDIVLFDIAEGMPQGKALDLAQCGPIEGFDANIKGTNDYADIAGADVVIVTAGVPRKPGMSRDDLLGINLGVMKSVGEGIKSHAPDAFVICITNPLDAMVWALREFSGLPANKVVGMAGVLDSARFATFLAWEFGVSVKDVNAFVLGGHGDTMVPVLEYSTISGIPVTDLVKMGKSTKERLDAIVARTRAGGGEIVGLLKTGSAYYAPATSAIAMAEAYLGDQKRILPCAVHVDGKYGLDGLYVGVPVVIGAGGAEEVIEIALDDEAKANFQVSVDAVKELLVACKAIEPSLA
- a CDS encoding putative bifunctional diguanylate cyclase/phosphodiesterase; translation: MDDRVRRTLVDNLYANPGSLTAGAANGIISALVAAAYSGNALIWQVALLLSAIGVTRVAMAVGLPRLKVRDTKRLELLYELGAFSYTATVGFFTALTIAYNIPLAAQMLMACYAIGYAGGMATRNAGRPIISVAGMVLTFTPICIALWQTGDTAARTLAAAIVICFAGMVSIALQIFRTLRDSIAAAETSARLADKMQHLARTDVVTGLHNRAGLNHYLVEHLARPRTAPKLALFWCDLDRFKEVNDVLGHQVGDRVLTEVAQRLRSQAKPDAVIGRFGGDEFIMACDVKDRREVETIALAVLGEITRPMRLENDRLEISCSMGVALLPDDGDDLESVMLGADLALYHAKVNGRNQASFYDRSMSRDLVRRREIEAELRVAVQRDELSIFFQPIVDLATGRIKAFEALVRWFHPEKGELRPDEFIPVAEETGAIITLGNWITAQAAKAAATWPEDITVAVNLSPLQIKAPGAALGILNALREAKLDPRRLELEITETVLLDHSQQTEDFIAELSAAGVRFALDDFGTGYSSLGYLNKYPFGKIKVDRSFVSGPNAGKKSDAIIRAVSGMATTLDMAIVAEGLETVEQVEAVKAAGCTLGQGYYFSRAVPDYLAAMLIAQEREKFEPQRATG